Proteins encoded within one genomic window of Deltaproteobacteria bacterium:
- a CDS encoding JAB domain-containing protein encodes MQPIKEWPESDRPREKLLEHGPESLSPAELLAIILRTGEASTGQSALDHGRALMTLCENSFRTLADASTQELCTIKGIGPAKAAQVKAALEIARRFAQEEVKRGDQFRSSTDIFNHYHEQLGSLKKEEFHVLLLDAKNRKIKDVRVSEGSLTSSLVHPREVFNPVIRESAAAVVLIHNHPSGDPTPSQEDLHITRRLRDVGDIMGVRVLDHLIIGRGRYVSFVDDGYWEK; translated from the coding sequence ATGCAACCGATCAAAGAATGGCCTGAATCAGACCGCCCGCGTGAAAAACTTCTTGAACACGGACCTGAATCGTTATCTCCTGCTGAGTTGCTGGCAATTATTTTGCGCACCGGTGAAGCCAGCACTGGCCAAAGTGCCCTTGATCATGGCCGCGCGCTCATGACGCTCTGCGAAAATTCCTTCCGTACGTTGGCCGATGCCAGCACCCAGGAACTCTGTACGATCAAAGGAATTGGTCCAGCAAAGGCGGCACAAGTCAAAGCCGCACTAGAAATTGCCAGACGGTTTGCGCAGGAAGAGGTTAAACGTGGTGATCAGTTTCGTTCCAGCACCGATATTTTTAACCACTATCATGAACAACTTGGCAGTTTGAAAAAAGAAGAGTTCCACGTTCTTCTGCTTGATGCCAAAAATAGGAAGATCAAAGACGTACGTGTCTCTGAAGGATCTCTTACCTCATCGCTTGTTCATCCTCGCGAGGTCTTTAACCCAGTGATCCGTGAATCGGCTGCAGCAGTGGTCTTGATACATAACCATCCCAGTGGTGATCCGACCCCGAGTCAGGAGGATTTGCATATCACGCGTCGGCTTCGTGACGTGGGGGACATCATGGGAGTTCGCGTGCTTGACCATCTCATCATTGGGAGAGGCCGATACGTCAGTTTCGTTGATGATGGGTATTGGGAGAAGTAG
- a CDS encoding YjbQ family protein, producing the protein MELKVETTKKYEVLDITQKVVEAVKAANVEEGLCCVFVPHVTAAVVINENDDMQIGLDLLDALDKLVPEGGWRHDQVDSNGAAHLKASILGPSEMIPVQKGRLTLGTWQAVLFVELDGPRERKVIVTVK; encoded by the coding sequence ATGGAGCTAAAAGTCGAAACGACAAAAAAATATGAAGTTCTCGACATTACGCAAAAAGTTGTCGAGGCCGTGAAAGCTGCCAATGTCGAAGAAGGACTCTGTTGCGTATTCGTGCCACATGTCACAGCGGCAGTTGTGATTAACGAAAATGACGACATGCAGATTGGGCTCGATCTGCTTGATGCCTTAGATAAACTTGTTCCAGAAGGCGGCTGGCGTCACGACCAGGTCGACAGTAACGGTGCTGCACACCTTAAAGCCTCTATTCTTGGCCCGAGTGAAATGATCCCTGTCCAAAAGGGCAGATTGACGCTTGGAACCTGGCAGGCAGTGTTGTTTGTTGAGCTTGACGGACCACGAGAGCGCAAGGTAATTGTAACGGTCAAGTGA
- a CDS encoding L,D-transpeptidase — protein sequence MKRNFSSRVWLCVFGCSLLLVGTSSADTWTEEQFYRKTIIVARPFSLPRGQSDMQAQTIVGSPREYTVQKKDTLLDIARYFDLGYNELVQVYPDMDPWLPPMGETLALPTFWTLPKSSNEGVVVNIPEMRLYYFPPREKGETQRTVVTLPVGLGREDWPTPIAKFKISGKTPNPTWVIPESIKKERIAEKGWSEDFIPGGSPDNPMGKYKIQLTLPMYAIHDTNNPWAVGRLVTHGCIRLYPEDIQQFFNVIRIGVPGEFVYQPVKIGFLNGKVYAEVHEDIYGLIPDLWQEAQKVARESGWDDMIDKNLLLKVLLKKNGVPTDVTVGSRLEEPEQQYEQPQEVYEQQQPKKQNEPEGGYEQETPPQDFDNTEARNTIGVMTASE from the coding sequence ATGAAAAGAAACTTCTCATCTCGTGTGTGGTTGTGTGTTTTTGGATGTAGCCTTCTTCTCGTAGGTACCAGTTCCGCTGACACCTGGACCGAAGAGCAATTCTATCGCAAGACGATTATCGTCGCTCGCCCGTTTTCTCTCCCGCGAGGGCAAAGCGATATGCAAGCACAAACTATTGTTGGTTCTCCTCGTGAGTACACCGTGCAGAAAAAAGATACGTTGCTTGATATCGCTCGCTATTTTGACCTTGGATACAACGAATTAGTACAGGTGTATCCCGACATGGACCCCTGGCTTCCCCCAATGGGAGAAACGTTGGCGTTACCAACCTTCTGGACTCTTCCGAAGAGCAGCAATGAAGGGGTCGTGGTCAATATTCCCGAGATGCGGCTCTACTACTTTCCTCCACGAGAAAAAGGAGAAACGCAACGAACAGTTGTAACGTTGCCGGTAGGGTTGGGACGCGAAGACTGGCCTACGCCAATTGCAAAGTTCAAGATCAGCGGCAAAACACCAAACCCAACTTGGGTGATCCCAGAATCAATCAAAAAAGAGCGTATCGCTGAGAAAGGCTGGAGCGAGGATTTCATTCCGGGTGGCTCGCCTGATAACCCGATGGGGAAATATAAAATCCAATTGACCCTGCCCATGTATGCGATTCACGATACCAATAATCCGTGGGCGGTTGGTCGCCTCGTAACGCACGGCTGCATCCGTTTGTACCCAGAAGACATTCAGCAGTTCTTCAATGTCATCCGTATCGGTGTGCCAGGGGAGTTTGTCTATCAACCGGTGAAAATCGGTTTTCTCAATGGCAAAGTCTACGCTGAAGTACACGAAGATATTTACGGTCTCATTCCCGACCTCTGGCAAGAGGCACAAAAAGTTGCCCGCGAAAGCGGTTGGGACGATATGATCGACAAGAATCTTTTGCTTAAAGTCTTGCTCAAGAAAAACGGCGTGCCAACTGATGTTACCGTAGGTTCCCGTTTGGAGGAGCCAGAACAGCAGTACGAACAACCCCAAGAAGTGTATGAGCAGCAACAGCCAAAGAAACAAAACGAGCCTGAAGGAGGCTATGAGCAAGAAACTCCTCCACAAGATTTTGACAACACTGAAGCCAGAAATACCATTGGTGTAATGACAGCATCTGAGTAA
- a CDS encoding peroxiredoxin, whose translation MSVQIGQKAPDFTLKTNKMADLKLSDLQGKKNAVLLFVPLAFTQVCTKEFCSVRDSVNSLQNDATQVVGISVDSPFSLDAWAAKEGYNFPLLSDFNKTVSAAYGSLYDNLLGFNGVSKRSAFVIDKTGTVRYAWVSEDARNMPDLDQIRSCLQQLS comes from the coding sequence ATGAGTGTCCAAATTGGGCAAAAGGCCCCAGATTTCACGTTAAAGACCAATAAAATGGCCGATCTCAAGCTCAGTGATCTGCAAGGGAAAAAGAACGCGGTCCTACTATTCGTGCCGCTTGCGTTCACCCAGGTGTGCACCAAGGAATTTTGTTCAGTACGTGACAGTGTGAATTCCTTACAGAATGATGCAACACAGGTTGTTGGGATCAGTGTTGATAGTCCTTTTTCACTTGATGCATGGGCAGCCAAAGAAGGATACAACTTTCCCTTGTTGAGCGATTTCAATAAAACGGTCTCGGCAGCGTATGGATCCCTGTACGACAATCTGCTCGGCTTCAATGGTGTCTCTAAAAGATCTGCTTTCGTCATCGATAAGACAGGAACCGTCAGATACGCCTGGGTTAGCGAAGACGCGAGAAATATGCCTGACCTAGACCAGATTCGTTCTTGCTTACAACAGCTCAGCTAA